GCCCCGAATCCGGCGCGCCACGGCTGTCGACTCGCCGGGCGCGCCCCCGCAGACGCGGACGGGCGCCCGGCCGTGATGGCCGGGCGCCCGTCGGACGCGGTGCGGGACTCAGTGGAAGGAGTCGCCGCAGGCGCAGCTGCCCTGCGCGTTGGGGTTGTCGATCGAGAAGCCCTGCTTCTGGATGGTGTCCTCGAAGTCGATCGAGGCGCCGTCGAGGTACGGGACGCTCATCTGGTCGACGACGAGCTCGACGCCCTCGAAGTCCTTCACGACATCCCCGTCGAGCGAGCGCTCGTCGAAGTAGAGCTGGTAGATGAGGCCGGAGCAGCCGCCGGGCTGCACGGCGATGCGGAGTCGCAGGTCGTCGCGCCCCTCCTGGTCGAGGAGCGTGCGCACCTTGGTGCTCGCCGCCTCGGTGAGGGTCACGCCGTGCGTCGCGGTGTCGATGGTCGCGTCGGTCATGGCGCGATTCTACCTCGCCCGGGCGCGGGACGCCGGGTCACGGCCGGCGCGCGTCGAGGCGGCTGAGCAGCAGCGCCTCCGCGAGGATCGATCGGTGGAAGCTCCCGAGGTCGAGGGACTCGTTGGGGCTGTGCGCGCGGGAGTCCGGGTCCTCGACGCCGGTCACGAGGATCTGCGCCTCGGGGAAGCGCGCGACGAGGTCCGAGATGAACGGGATGCTGCCGCCGACGCCCATCTCGACCGGGGCCGTTCCCCAGGCCTCCTCGAGCGCCGCGAGGGTCTCCCCCACGGCCCAGCCGCTCGTGTCGACGAGGAAGGCGTCGCCCTGGTCGCCATCGCCGATCTCGACGTGCGCGCCGAAGGGCGTGTGCGCGCGGATGTGGCGCTCGAGCGCCGCGTGGGCGTCGGCCGAGCGCTGCCCGGGCGCGACGCGCGCGCTCACCTTGACCGTGACGGAGGGGATGAGCGTGTTCGAGGCGTTCACGACGCTCGGCGCGTCGATGCCCGTGACGGTCACGGTCGGCTTGTTCCAGAGCCGGCTGAGGATGGTGCCGTCGCCGATCGGCGAGACGCCCTCGAGCAGGCCCGTCTCGGCGCGGAGCTGCGCCTCGTCGTACTCCGGGGTCTCGGCCTCCCGCACCGTCATCCCCTCGACCGCGACCGAGCCGTCCGCATCCCAGAAGGTGTCGAGGAGGCGGATCGCGGCGAGCATCGCGTCGGGGACGGCGCCGCCGAACATGCCGGAGTGCGAGGCGTGCTCGAGCGTCGAGACCGTGAGGCGGAAGGTCACGTTGCCGCGGAGGCCGACGGTGAGGGCGGGCACGCTCGTCGACCAGTTGCCCGAGTCGGCGACGACGATCGCGTCGGCGCGGAGCTGCGCCTCGTGATCGGCGAGGAAGTTGGCGAAGGAGCGCGAGCCGAACTCCTCCTCGCCCTCGAAGAAGAGCACGATGCCGAGGTCGAGGTCGGCCCCGCGCGCCGCGACGAGCGCGCGGATGGCGGCGAGATGCGCGACCACGCCCGCCTTGTCGTCGGCCGCGCCGCGCCCGTAGAGGCGCTGGCCGCGCAGGGCCGGCTCGAAGGGCGCCGATGCCCAGTCCTCGTCCCTGCCGGGAGGCTGGACGTCGTGGTGGGCGTAGAGCAGCACGGTGGGCGCGCCGTTGCGCGCGGCTCGGGTCGCGAGCACCGCCGGCTGACCGAGCTGCTCGCCGTCGCCGATGCGCGACTGCGCGATCTCGACCGAGTCGAAGAGCTCGAGCTCGCGCACGAGCTGGGCGATCGCCTCGGCGCTCTCGCGCACGTGCGCCGGGTCGAAGCCGTCCCAGGAGACGGAGGGGATGCGGACCAGTCGGGAGAGCTCCGCGATGGATGCCGGGAGGGCCGCGTGGACGGCCTCCGCGATCTGCTCGGCGTTCGGACTCGCGGGCGTGGGGGCGGTGTCGGCCATGCGGGTAATCTTAGGGAGAGCGAGACGACGAGGACCTGACGTGGCGAAGCCCAAGAACGAGACCCCTGCCCCTGCCGAGACCGGCGACGACGCCGGCGCGCGCAAGGGGCGCCCGACGCCGACCCGCGCCGAGCGGGAGGCCGCGAACCGGCGGCCGCTCGTCGCGAACGACCGCAAGGAGGCGCGCTCGCGGATGAACGCCGAGCGCGACCGCCAGCGCGTCGGCATGGCGAACGGCGAGGAGCGCTACCTCCCGCCGCGCGACAAGGGGCCGCAGAAGCGCTTCGTGCGCGACACGGTCGACGCACGCTTCTCGATCGGCGAGATCCTGCTGCCGCTCATGTTCCTCGTGATCTTCGCGACCTTCCTGCCCGACCAGCGCGTCGCGACCTACGCCCTGCTCGGCGTGTGGGCGTTCATCCTGCTCGCGGTGCTCGACTGCGTGATCCTCGGGCAGCGGCTCACGAAGCAGCTGCGCGACAAGTACGGCGACAAGGCCGAGAAGGTCCGCTGGTACGCCGCGATGCGCGCGCTGCAGCTGCGGCCGCTCCGCCTGCCGAAGCCGCAGGTCAAGCGCGGGCAGCACCCGACGCTGTAGCGGCGGCGCGACCCCGTCCCGGGCGCGACGGCTCAGCGGCGCGCGAGGCGCGCGAGCCCCCGGTTGATCTGCCGCGCCCAGAGCGGGCCGCGGTAGAGGAATCCCGTGTAGCCCTGCACGAGCGTCGCGCCCGCCTCCAGCCGCTCCTGGACGTCGGCGGCCGTCTCGACGCCGCCGACCGACACGATGCAGACGCCGTCCGGCAGCGCCTCGCGCAGGATGCGGAGCAGCTCGAGTGAGCGCGACCGCAGCGGCGCCCCCGAGAGGCCGCCGGCGCCCGCCGCCTCGACGACGGCGCCGGCCGTGTGGAGCCCCTCGCGGGAGAGCGTCGTGTTCGTCGCGACGATGCCGGGCAGGCCGAGCTCGGTCACGAGCCCCGCGATCCGCACCGCCTGCTCGTCGGTGACGTCGGGGGCGATCTTGACCAGGACGGGCGTGGCGCCGGCCGCATCCCGCACCGCCTCGAGGAGGGGCGCGAGCAGCTCGAGCTCCTGGAGGCCGCGGAGCCCCGGCGTGTTCGGCGAGCTCACATTGACGACGAGGTAGTCGGCGAGCGGCGCGAGGAGGCGGGTGCTGCGGAGGTAGTCCTCGGTCGCGTCCGCGACGTCGACGACCCGGCTCTTGCCGATGTTGACGCCCAGGACGGGGCGGTTCCGGCGGCGCCGGATGCGCTCGAGCCGCGGCGCGACGGCCTCGGCTCCCGCGTTGTTGAAGCCCATCCGGTTCACGACGGCGCGGTCCGGCACGAGGCGGAAGAGGCGCGGGCGCTCGTTGCCCGGCTGCGCGTGCGCCGTGATGGTGCCGATCTCGACGTGCCCGAAGCCGAGCGCCCCGAGCCCGGCCACCCCGCGCGCCTCCTTGTCGAAGCCCGCCGCGACCCCGAAGGGCGAGTCGAAGCGGAGGCCGAGGGCCTCGACGCCGAGTCCGGGAGCCGGACGCGTGGCCACGCGGGCGAGCGCCGAGAGGACCGGCAGGCCGAGTGCCCGGATCACCGCGAAGGCGAGGTGGTGCGCCTGCTCCGGATCGATGCGGGTGAGGATGAGGCGGAACAGCAGCGGGTACATGTCCGCCTCAGGATAGCGAGCGCCGGACGGGGCTCAGGACCGGCCGCGCTCCCCCGCCTGGTCGGCGGCGCCGGCATCCCCGTCGGCGTGCTCGGTGCGGAGCTGCCCGATCGCCGACTCGAAGTCGTCCAGGGACTCGAAGGCCTGGTAGACGCTCGCGAAGCGGAGGTAGGCGACCTCGTCGAGCTCGCGCAGCGGCGGCAGGATCGCGAGGCCGATGTCGTTCGCCTCGATCTGCGAGGCGCCCGTCGCCCGGATCGACTCCTCGACGCGCTGCGCGAGGAGCGCCAGATCGGTGTCGGTCACGGGCCGTCCCTGGCACGCCTTGCGGACGCCGGAGACGATCTTCTCGCGGCTGAAGGGCTCGACCACGCCGTTGCGCTTGATGACCGTGAGGCTCGCGGTCTCGGTCGTCGAGAAGCGGCGCCCGCACTCGGGGCACTGGCGTCGGCGGCGGATCGCGGTGCCGTCATCGCTCGTGCGCGAATCGATGACGCGGCTGTCGGGGTGGCGGCAGAAGGGGCAGTACATGGTGCGAACAGGCTAGACGGCGTCGCCGGGTTCGGCCGCGGGGCGCGCCCCGGGGGCGGCGAGGCGGATCGCCACCGCATCGCCGTGCGCGGGCAGCGCCTCGGCGTCGCTCAGCGCGCGGACGTCCGCCGCGACGGCCTCGAGGCCCGGGCGGTCGTAGTCGACGACCTGCTGCGAGCGGAGGAAGGTCGCGGCCCCCAGCCCCGAGGCGAAGCGGGCGACGCCGCCCGTGGGGAGGACGTGGTTGCTGCCGGCGAGGTAGTCGCCCAGGCTCACGGGCGCGTGGGCGCCGAGGAAGATCGCGCCCGCGTCGACGATGCCGGCGAGCGTCGCCTCGGGGTCGCGCGTCTGGACCTCGAGGTGCTCCGGCCCGTAGGCGTTGCTGACGCGCACGGCCGCGTCGAGGTCGTCGACGAGCACGATCGCCGACTGCACGGCGCCGAGGGACGCGCGCACGCGGGCCTGGGCCGAGGTCGCCGCGACCTGACGCTCCAGCTCGGCGCGCACGGCATCCCCGAGCTCGGCAGAGTCGGTGACGAGGACGGCGGAGGCGAGCTCGTCGTGCTCCGCCTGGCTCACGAGGTCGGCCGCGACATAGGCCGGGTCGGCCGAGTCGTCGGCGATCACGAGGATCTCGGTCGGTCCCGCCTCGGAGTCGATGCCGACGACGCCCTGCACGACGCGCTTCGCGGCCGCGACCCACACGTTGCCCGGACCCGTGACGAGATCGACGGGCTCGAGGCCGAGGTCGGCGGCGCCGTAGGCGAAGGCGCCGATCGCCCCCGCGCCGCCCATCGCGTAGACTTCCTCGACGCCGAGGAGCGCCGCGGCGCCCAGGATCACCGGGTGCACCCGGCCGCCGTGCTCGCGCTGCGGCGGGGAGGCGAGGGCGATGGAGGCGACGCCGGCGACCTGCGCGGGCACCACGTTCATGACGACGCTCGAGGGGTAGACGGCCTTGCCGCCGGGGACGTAGAGGCCGACGCGCCCGATCGGCTGCCAGCGCTGGCGGATGCGGGCGCCCGGCCCGATCTCGGTGACGGCCGGCGGCGGCACCTGTGCGGCGCTCGCGAGCCGGACCCGCTCGATGGCGCGCTCGAGCGCCGCGCGCACGGCCGGGTCGAGCGCCTCCAGCGCCGCCGCGAGCTCCTCGGCGGGCACGCGCACCTGCTCGGGGCGCACGCCGTCGAAGCGCTCCGCCTGATCGAGCAGGGCCGCCCCGCCGCCGTGCCGCACCTCCTCCACGAGGGCGCGGGCGCCGTCGGCGGCGCGCGTCGCATCCTGCTCGGGTCGGGGCAGGATGCCGATCAGCTCAGCCCGCGTGAGGGGGCGGCCGCGGAGGTCGAGCGTCGAGATCATCGGGGCAATCGTATCGGCGGCCAGCGGACCGGGCGTCCGGAGGGGCAGGATTGGAGTCGACCATGGACGACACCCGCACCGCGCCCGACGAGCCCCGCATCGTCGACGACCTCTCCGCCTTCAAGCTCGCGTTCCGCCGCCTCGCGGCGGGCGTCGCCGTCGTGACCGCCCTCGACGCGCACGGGACCCCGCGCGGCTTCACCGCGACCTCCGTCGCCTCGCTCGCCGCCGTCCCGCCGCTCGCCACCTTCAACATGGCGCGCGTGTCGACCGCGTGGCCGGCGATCGAGCAGGGCGAGCGGGTCGTGATCCACCTGCTCGGCGCCCGCAACCGCGACGTCGCCGCGATCATGGCGGGCGACCACGACCACCGCTTCGACGGCGACCACTGGGCGCCCGGCCCCCACGGTCTCCCGCTGCTGCGCGACGTCCCCAGCTGGATGCTCGGCCGCATCGTCGAGCGCGTGCACATCGCCGACAACGCCGTCGTCGTCGTCCAGATCGAGGACGGCGGCCTCGGCGAGCCCGACGAGGCCCTCGTCTACCATGAGCGCGGCTACCACCGGCCGCTGATGCTCGACTGAGCCGCCCGAGGACCCTGGAGGACCGGATGACCGACCACGCCGCGCACGTCGCGCACGCCGCCGAGCTGGAGGCCCTCGAGCCGCTGCTGCACCGCCTCCCCGAGGACCTCGAGCCGAGCCGCGTCGGCGAGCTCGTCTCGCCCGCCTTCTGGGAGGTCGGCGCCTCGGGCGCGGTCTACGCCCGCGAGCACGTCCTCGACGCCCTCGCGCACCGCGGCGACACCCCGCAGGACGCGGGCTGGACGGTCTCCGACTTCGCCGCCCGCGAGCTCTCGCCCGGGCTCTGGCTCGCGACCTACGCCCTGGAGCAAGATGCGGGCCGTCTCTCCCGCCGGTCGACGATCTGGCGCCGCGAGGGCGGCGGCTGGGTCGCGGAGTACCACCAGGGCACGCTCGTCTGATGGACGCGGTGCGCCGATTTCGGCGCGTCGCGCACGCCCGGAGCGTGCGGCGGGCGGATGAGCAGCAGGTGATCGATGCCGCCGTCGCGCTCCTGGCGATCGGCATCGACGAGCCGGCCATCGTCGAGCTCGGTTCTCTCCGACGTCCCGCGAACGCGTTCCAGGTCGACGCCCTCGTGGAGCGGTCGCTGGTGGCGCTGGGCCTCGACCGGGCAGGCGAGGCGGACGCCTGGCTCGCGGCGGCGGCGCTGCTCGCCGAGCCCTTTCTCGCGGGATCGATGAGCGCCGCGGATCTCGCCTCGCGGTGGCACGACCGGATCGGACATGAGCGGGCCACCGACTTCCTCCCCGTCGACGTCGCGGAGCTCGCGGATCAGCTCGAGATGTCCGGATCCGGCGGAGGCCGTTCTCTGTCGGAGGCCGAGGGGGCGATCCGCGACGCAGCCGAGCTGATGACCCGTCTGTCCGCGTGACGCGCGTGCGGCCGACCGGCTCAGGCGCGGATCCGCGGCGCTGGACGCCGAGGACCGCGGTCTGAGCCGGGATGCGGGGCGCCAGGTCGACGGTGACCGCTGAGGCGGCGACGCGCCGCGGATGCCTCGGCGGCGAGCTGGTTGCGCGGAGCCGGCGCGCTGGTCGCGCTCAGACCACGCAGTTCGGGCCGAGGAGGCTCTTGAGCTCGCCGTAGAGGTCGGCCGTGACGGTCACGGGGTACGGGATCTCGAACATGCGGGCGGTGTCGCCGCGCACGAGCCGGAGCCGGACCTCGTTGTCGCCCGAATGGCGGATGAGCACGTCGCTGAGGCGGGAGACGACATCGGTCGTCGCCCGCTGCTCCTGGAGCTGGATGACGAGCGGGCCGGCGCCGAGGCTCTGCCCGGTGTCGGGCGTGAACATGCTCTGGGCGTGCAGGTTCAGCCCGTCGTCGCGCATGCTCACGCGGCCGCGGACGACCGCGATCGCGTCCGCCGTCAGCGCGGGCGAGAACTCCTGGTACGTCTTGCCGAGGAACATGACCGAGACGGTGCCGCCGAAGTCCTCGACCTCGACGATGCCGTACTGGTTGCCCGAGTTGCGGGCGGTGCGGTGCTGCACGCTCGTCATGAGTCCCGCGACCGTGACGATGTCGCCATCCTGGATCGACTCGCTCGCGAGCAGATCCGCGATGGAGTGGCTGGCGAGCTTCGCGAGCTGGAGCTCGAGCCCCGCGAGCGGGTGGTCCGAGACGTAGAGCCCGAGCATGTCGCGCTCGAAGGCGAGCTTCTCGCGCTTGCCCCACTCCGGTCGCTCCGGCACGTGCGCGCTCGAGAGCTGCGGCTCGTCGAAGAGGCTGTCGAAGTCGAAGCCGACGTTGCCGTTCGCCTCGTCGCGCTTGATCTTCACGGCCGACTCGACCGCGCTCTCGTGGATCTCGATCATCGCCCGGCGCGTCGGCCCCATGGTGTCGAACGCGCCCGCCTTGATGAGCGACTCGACCGTGCGCTTGTTGACGGCGACGATCGGCACCTTCGCGAGGTAGTCGTGGAAGGACGTGAACGCGCCCTGCGCCTCGCGGGCCTGCCGGATCTGCTCGACGACGTTGAAGCCGACGTTGCGGACCGCACCCAGGCCGAAGCGGATGTCCTCGCCGACCGCGGAGAAGAATCCGATCGACTCGTTGACGTCGGGTGCGAGCACGGTGATGCCCATGCGGCGGCACTCGTTGAGGTACAGCGCGAGCTTGTCCCGCGAGTCGCCGACGCTCGTGAGCAGCGCCGCCATGTACTCGGCCGGGTAGTGCGCCTTGAGGTAGGCGGTCCAGTAGCTCAGCACGCCGTAGGCCGCCGAGTGCGCCTTGTTGAAGGCGTAGTCGGAGAAGGGCAGCAGGATCTCCCAGAGCTTCTCGACGGCGGCATCCGAGTAGCCGTTGTCGTTCATGCCCTGCTTGAAGCCCGCGTACTGCTTGTCGAGCTCCGCCTTCTTCTTCTTGCCCATCGCGCGGCGCAGGATGTCGGCCTCGCCGAGCGAGAAGCCCGCCACCTTCTGCGCGATCGCCATGACCTGCTCCTGATAGATGATCAGGCCGTAGCTGGTGTCGAGGATGTCCTTGAGCGACTCCGCGAACTCGGGGTGGATGGGCGTGATCTCCTGCTGGCCGTTCTTGCGGAGCGCGTAGTTGATGTGCGAGTTCGCGCCCATGGGGCCGGGGCGGTAGAGGGCGATGAGCGCGGAGATGTCCTCGAAGTTGTCGGGCTTCATGAGGCGCATGAGGCTTCGCATGGGCCCGCCGTCGAGCTGGAACACGCCGAGCGAGTCGCCGCGCGCCAGCAGCTCGTAGGCCTGCCGGTCGTCGTAGTCGAGATCCTCGAGCACGGGGCGGTGGCCGCGGTTCGACTCGATGTTGTCGAGCGCGTCGTCGATGATCGTGAGGTTGCGCAGCCCCAGGAAGTCCATCTTGATGAGCCCGAGGGACTCGCAGGTCGGGTAGTCGAACTGCGTGACGATCTGGCCGTCCTGCTCGCGGCGCATGATCGGGATGATGTCGATGAGGGGCTCGCTCGACATGATGACGCCCGCCGCGTGGACGCCCCACTGGCGCTTGAGGCCCTCGAGGCCGAGCGCGGTCTCGAAGACGCGCTTGGCATCCGGGTCGGCCTCGAGCACCCCGCGGAAGTCGCCCGCCTCCTTGTAGCGCTCGTGCGTGGGGTCGACGATCCCGGCGAGCGGGATGTCCTTCGCCATGATCGGCGCGGGCATCGCCTTCGTGAGCTTCTCGCCCATGCCGAAGGGGAAGCCGAGCACGCGGCTCGAGTCCTTGAGCGCCTGCTTCGACTTGATGGTGCCGTAGGTGACGATCTGCGCGACGCGCTCCGAGCCGTACTTCTCGGTCACGTAGCGGATGACCTCGCCGCGCCGGCGCTCGTCGAAGTCGACGTCGAAGTCGGGCATCGAGACGCGGTCGGGGTTGAGGAAGCGCTCGAAGATGAGGCCGTGGCGCAGCGGGTCGAGGTCGGTGATGTTCATGGCGTAGGCGGCCATGGAGCCCGCGCCGGAGCCGCGGCCGGGGCCGACGCGGATGCCGTTGTCCTTGGACCAGTTGATGAAGTCGGCGACGACGAGGAAGTAGCCCGGGAAGCCCATCTGCGTGATGACCCGGGTCTCGTACTCGGCCTGCTTGCGGACCTCGTCCGGGATGCCCTCGGGGTAGCGGCGGTGGAGGCCCGTCTCGACCTCCTTGATGAACCAGCTCTCCTCGTTCTCGCCCTCCGGGACGGGGTAGCGCGGCATGTAGTTCGCCGTGGTGTCGAACTGCACCTCGCAGCGCTCGGCGATCGCGAGCGTGTTGTCGCAGGCCTCGGGGTGGTCCTTGAAGAGCTGGCGCATCTCGGCCGCCGACTTGAGGTAGAAGTCCTGCGAGTCGAACTTGAAGCGGTTCGGGTCGTCGAGGGTCGAGCCCGACTGCACGCACAGGAGCACCTCGTGCGCCTTCGCGTCGTGCGCGTGCGTGTAGTGGAGGTCGTTGGTGCCGACGAGCGGGAGGTCGAGCTCCTTCGCGAGGCGGAGCAGGTCCGACATGATCCGGCGCTCGATGCCGAGCCCGTGATCCATGATCTCGGCGTAGAAGTTCTCCTTGCCGAAGATGTCGCGGTAGTCGCTCGCCGCCTGCTTCGCGGCCTCGTACTGGCCGAGGCGGAGGCGGGTCTGGATCTCACCCGAGGGGCAGCCCGTGGTCGCGATGAGCCCCTCCGCGTAGGTGGAGAGGAGCTCGCGGTCCATGCGCGGCTTGAAATAGTAGCCCTCGAGCGAGGCGAGCGAGGACATGCGGAAGAGGTTGTGCATGCCGGTCGTGTTCTCGGCGAGCAGCGTCATGTGCGTGTACGCGCCGGCACCCGAGACGTCGTCGCCGCCGCCGTTGCCCCAGCGCACCCGCGTCTTGTCGCTGCGGTGCGTGCCGGGCGTGAGGTACGCCTCCGTGCCGATGATCGGCTTGATGCCCGCGTCGGTCGCCTTCTTCCAGAAGTCGTAGGCGCCGAACACGTTGCCGTGATCGGTCATCGCGATCGCCGGCATGCCCTGCCCGGCGGCCGTCGTCACGAGCTCGCCGACCCGGGCGGCGCCGTCCAGCATCGAGTACTCGGTGTGGACGTGCAGGTGCACGAAGGAATCGCTCGAGGGCACGCTCGCTCCGGTCAAGGTCGAGGGGGGGGTGGTACCCCTCCAGCCTAATCCGCGCGGAGGACATCGAGTGCGTGCGCGAGGTCCTCCGGGTACCGCGTCGAGAACTCGACGCGCTCGCCGCTGCCCGGATGCCGGAAGCCGAGGCGCATGGCGTGCAGCCACTGCCG
The Homoserinibacter sp. YIM 151385 DNA segment above includes these coding regions:
- a CDS encoding HesB/IscA family protein; this encodes MTDATIDTATHGVTLTEAASTKVRTLLDQEGRDDLRLRIAVQPGGCSGLIYQLYFDERSLDGDVVKDFEGVELVVDQMSVPYLDGASIDFEDTIQKQGFSIDNPNAQGSCACGDSFH
- a CDS encoding dipeptidase, whose amino-acid sequence is MADTAPTPASPNAEQIAEAVHAALPASIAELSRLVRIPSVSWDGFDPAHVRESAEAIAQLVRELELFDSVEIAQSRIGDGEQLGQPAVLATRAARNGAPTVLLYAHHDVQPPGRDEDWASAPFEPALRGQRLYGRGAADDKAGVVAHLAAIRALVAARGADLDLGIVLFFEGEEEFGSRSFANFLADHEAQLRADAIVVADSGNWSTSVPALTVGLRGNVTFRLTVSTLEHASHSGMFGGAVPDAMLAAIRLLDTFWDADGSVAVEGMTVREAETPEYDEAQLRAETGLLEGVSPIGDGTILSRLWNKPTVTVTGIDAPSVVNASNTLIPSVTVKVSARVAPGQRSADAHAALERHIRAHTPFGAHVEIGDGDQGDAFLVDTSGWAVGETLAALEEAWGTAPVEMGVGGSIPFISDLVARFPEAQILVTGVEDPDSRAHSPNESLDLGSFHRSILAEALLLSRLDARRP
- a CDS encoding DUF3043 domain-containing protein, with the protein product MAKPKNETPAPAETGDDAGARKGRPTPTRAEREAANRRPLVANDRKEARSRMNAERDRQRVGMANGEERYLPPRDKGPQKRFVRDTVDARFSIGEILLPLMFLVIFATFLPDQRVATYALLGVWAFILLAVLDCVILGQRLTKQLRDKYGDKAEKVRWYAAMRALQLRPLRLPKPQVKRGQHPTL
- a CDS encoding quinone-dependent dihydroorotate dehydrogenase, with the translated sequence MYPLLFRLILTRIDPEQAHHLAFAVIRALGLPVLSALARVATRPAPGLGVEALGLRFDSPFGVAAGFDKEARGVAGLGALGFGHVEIGTITAHAQPGNERPRLFRLVPDRAVVNRMGFNNAGAEAVAPRLERIRRRRNRPVLGVNIGKSRVVDVADATEDYLRSTRLLAPLADYLVVNVSSPNTPGLRGLQELELLAPLLEAVRDAAGATPVLVKIAPDVTDEQAVRIAGLVTELGLPGIVATNTTLSREGLHTAGAVVEAAGAGGLSGAPLRSRSLELLRILREALPDGVCIVSVGGVETAADVQERLEAGATLVQGYTGFLYRGPLWARQINRGLARLARR
- the nrdR gene encoding transcriptional regulator NrdR translates to MYCPFCRHPDSRVIDSRTSDDGTAIRRRRQCPECGRRFSTTETASLTVIKRNGVVEPFSREKIVSGVRKACQGRPVTDTDLALLAQRVEESIRATGASQIEANDIGLAILPPLRELDEVAYLRFASVYQAFESLDDFESAIGQLRTEHADGDAGAADQAGERGRS
- the hisD gene encoding histidinol dehydrogenase, which encodes MISTLDLRGRPLTRAELIGILPRPEQDATRAADGARALVEEVRHGGGAALLDQAERFDGVRPEQVRVPAEELAAALEALDPAVRAALERAIERVRLASAAQVPPPAVTEIGPGARIRQRWQPIGRVGLYVPGGKAVYPSSVVMNVVPAQVAGVASIALASPPQREHGGRVHPVILGAAALLGVEEVYAMGGAGAIGAFAYGAADLGLEPVDLVTGPGNVWVAAAKRVVQGVVGIDSEAGPTEILVIADDSADPAYVAADLVSQAEHDELASAVLVTDSAELGDAVRAELERQVAATSAQARVRASLGAVQSAIVLVDDLDAAVRVSNAYGPEHLEVQTRDPEATLAGIVDAGAIFLGAHAPVSLGDYLAGSNHVLPTGGVARFASGLGAATFLRSQQVVDYDRPGLEAVAADVRALSDAEALPAHGDAVAIRLAAPGARPAAEPGDAV
- a CDS encoding flavin reductase family protein; the encoded protein is MDDTRTAPDEPRIVDDLSAFKLAFRRLAAGVAVVTALDAHGTPRGFTATSVASLAAVPPLATFNMARVSTAWPAIEQGERVVIHLLGARNRDVAAIMAGDHDHRFDGDHWAPGPHGLPLLRDVPSWMLGRIVERVHIADNAVVVVQIEDGGLGEPDEALVYHERGYHRPLMLD
- a CDS encoding nuclear transport factor 2 family protein; translated protein: MTDHAAHVAHAAELEALEPLLHRLPEDLEPSRVGELVSPAFWEVGASGAVYAREHVLDALAHRGDTPQDAGWTVSDFAARELSPGLWLATYALEQDAGRLSRRSTIWRREGGGWVAEYHQGTLV
- the dnaE gene encoding DNA polymerase III subunit alpha; this encodes MLDGAARVGELVTTAAGQGMPAIAMTDHGNVFGAYDFWKKATDAGIKPIIGTEAYLTPGTHRSDKTRVRWGNGGGDDVSGAGAYTHMTLLAENTTGMHNLFRMSSLASLEGYYFKPRMDRELLSTYAEGLIATTGCPSGEIQTRLRLGQYEAAKQAASDYRDIFGKENFYAEIMDHGLGIERRIMSDLLRLAKELDLPLVGTNDLHYTHAHDAKAHEVLLCVQSGSTLDDPNRFKFDSQDFYLKSAAEMRQLFKDHPEACDNTLAIAERCEVQFDTTANYMPRYPVPEGENEESWFIKEVETGLHRRYPEGIPDEVRKQAEYETRVITQMGFPGYFLVVADFINWSKDNGIRVGPGRGSGAGSMAAYAMNITDLDPLRHGLIFERFLNPDRVSMPDFDVDFDERRRGEVIRYVTEKYGSERVAQIVTYGTIKSKQALKDSSRVLGFPFGMGEKLTKAMPAPIMAKDIPLAGIVDPTHERYKEAGDFRGVLEADPDAKRVFETALGLEGLKRQWGVHAAGVIMSSEPLIDIIPIMRREQDGQIVTQFDYPTCESLGLIKMDFLGLRNLTIIDDALDNIESNRGHRPVLEDLDYDDRQAYELLARGDSLGVFQLDGGPMRSLMRLMKPDNFEDISALIALYRPGPMGANSHINYALRKNGQQEITPIHPEFAESLKDILDTSYGLIIYQEQVMAIAQKVAGFSLGEADILRRAMGKKKKAELDKQYAGFKQGMNDNGYSDAAVEKLWEILLPFSDYAFNKAHSAAYGVLSYWTAYLKAHYPAEYMAALLTSVGDSRDKLALYLNECRRMGITVLAPDVNESIGFFSAVGEDIRFGLGAVRNVGFNVVEQIRQAREAQGAFTSFHDYLAKVPIVAVNKRTVESLIKAGAFDTMGPTRRAMIEIHESAVESAVKIKRDEANGNVGFDFDSLFDEPQLSSAHVPERPEWGKREKLAFERDMLGLYVSDHPLAGLELQLAKLASHSIADLLASESIQDGDIVTVAGLMTSVQHRTARNSGNQYGIVEVEDFGGTVSVMFLGKTYQEFSPALTADAIAVVRGRVSMRDDGLNLHAQSMFTPDTGQSLGAGPLVIQLQEQRATTDVVSRLSDVLIRHSGDNEVRLRLVRGDTARMFEIPYPVTVTADLYGELKSLLGPNCVV